Proteins from a genomic interval of Papaver somniferum cultivar HN1 chromosome 4, ASM357369v1, whole genome shotgun sequence:
- the LOC113271846 gene encoding F-box protein CPR1-like produces MEFTTLLFLPFTKLIEILRRREMSSLPEEMQLEIYSRLPVKTVLRFKCLCKTCCSHFGEPSFVKKHRDHAISKNTCTFIMLHYEVGVGKSNPMYSVEYNSLSSKLSSGAHNPLSEAVEMDYPIMPSDSFEILGSCDGLLCLLDTSDPTSQNDIFLWNPSTREYKKIPVPPNFEDSSTIDGLYGFGYDDSIDDFKLVRVAEIYDSDSSDDGSGFGSGFGIWSAVDIYTLGSNSWRSCECHEMPY; encoded by the coding sequence ATGGAATTCACAACTTTATTGTTTCTTCCCTTCACAAAACTCATAGAAATCTTAAGAAGAAGAGAGATGTCAAGTCTTCCAGAGGAGATGCAGCTAGAAATCTATTCAAGACTACCCGTGAAAACTGTCTTGCGGTTCAAGTGCTTGTGCAAAACTTGTTGCAGTCATTTTGGTGAGCCTTCTTTTGTTAAAAAGCACCGTGATCATGCTATTAGTAAAAATACTTGCACTTTTATCATGTTGCATTATGAGGTTGGTGTTGGTAAAAGCAACCCAATGTACTCAGTGGAGTATAATTCATTATCTTCAAAATTATCATCTGGAGCACATAACCCTCTTAGCGAGGCTGTTGAGATGGATTACCCAATCATGCCTTCAGATTCTTTTGAAATTTTGGGTTCTTGTGATGGTTTGCTTTGCTTATTAGACACTAGTGACCCAACTAGTCAGAATGACATTTTCCTATGGAATCCATCTACTAGGGAATACAAGAAGATACCTGTTCCACCAAATTTCGAAGACAGTAGTACTATTGATGGCTTGTACGGGTTCGGTTATGACGACAGCATTGATGATTTTAAATTGGTAAGAGTTGCCGAAATTTATGATTCTGATTCTTCTGATGATGGGTCTGGGTTTGGATCTGGCTTTGGGATTTGGTCTGCAGTTGATATCTATACATTAGGGTCAAACTCATGGAGATCCTGTGAATGTCATGAGATGCCTTACTAG